In a single window of the Streptomyces sp. CGMCC 4.7035 genome:
- a CDS encoding PadR family transcriptional regulator, translated as MLELAILGFLYDVPLHGYELRKRITALTGHVRPIAESTLYPAIKRLEKAGLLARATQPGSVAAPRHVLTLTDEGRQELRRRLTEPAQRDITDENRWFTLLAFLRHLEDAAAQAAVLRRRLAFLETPASFFYEGDRPLRAEELDDPFRRGILTIARATSRAELAWLRATLDSLEGRGL; from the coding sequence ATGCTGGAGCTCGCCATCCTCGGTTTCCTGTACGACGTCCCGCTGCACGGCTATGAGCTGCGCAAACGCATCACCGCGTTGACGGGGCACGTACGGCCCATCGCGGAGAGCACGCTGTACCCCGCGATCAAGCGACTGGAGAAGGCCGGGCTGCTGGCGCGCGCGACGCAGCCCGGATCGGTGGCGGCTCCGCGTCACGTGCTGACGCTCACCGACGAGGGCAGGCAGGAGCTGCGCCGCAGGCTCACGGAACCGGCGCAGCGCGACATCACCGACGAGAACCGCTGGTTCACGCTGCTCGCCTTCCTCCGACACCTGGAGGACGCGGCAGCACAGGCGGCCGTCCTGCGGCGCCGGCTGGCCTTCCTGGAGACGCCCGCGAGCTTCTTCTACGAGGGCGACCGACCCCTGCGCGCCGAGGAGCTGGACGATCCCTTCCGGCGCGGCATCCTCACGATCGCGCGGGCGACGAGCCGGGCAGAACTGGCCTGGCTGCGGGCGACGCTCGACTCACTCGAAGGGCGAGGTCTCTGA
- a CDS encoding esterase-like activity of phytase family protein: MSPQAVGRRRIHRSVAASVPLAVLAALAVSGTANAHDDQPKVTRTATLGDIPLGTFSNTLLPGTVDDDHGIDLGGIGSDIYPTGRKGEFWTVTDRGPNGQIKVDGKKRRTFPAPGFDPAIVRIRVCGDTVKVLDAIPVTTASGKPVTGLPNQQARDEAPYSYDARKALSYDPNGLDTEGIVRAEDGGFWLVDEYGPSLVHVSARGTVLTRYVPKGLNLTGTDYPVVESLPSVLLHRKVNRGFEGLAQLPGGDLVLALQSPLSLPDADAGNASRTTRLLRFSPKKRAVTAEYAYRFDPVNVVDPSEDDTSELKISSVVAVGRDRLLVEERTDKAARLQLVRLTRSADILGGPYDDDTTSPSLEQLGDPVASGVPVLGKRLVVDLGEVEGVPGKIEGVARVDDHTLALINDNDFGMTDGAGAFDAQGRLIDSGIKTTVVYVRLPDGI; encoded by the coding sequence ATGTCCCCGCAAGCAGTCGGTCGACGCCGTATTCACCGCTCTGTCGCCGCGAGTGTTCCGCTCGCGGTCCTGGCGGCCCTGGCAGTCTCCGGCACGGCGAACGCGCACGACGATCAGCCGAAGGTGACGCGCACCGCCACGCTCGGGGACATCCCGCTGGGCACGTTCAGCAACACGCTGCTGCCCGGCACGGTGGACGACGACCACGGCATCGACCTCGGTGGAATCGGCAGCGACATCTATCCGACGGGCCGCAAGGGCGAGTTCTGGACCGTGACGGACCGCGGGCCCAACGGTCAGATCAAGGTGGACGGCAAGAAGCGCCGTACGTTCCCGGCGCCCGGCTTCGACCCGGCGATCGTGCGGATCCGCGTCTGCGGCGACACCGTGAAGGTCCTGGACGCGATCCCGGTCACCACCGCATCCGGAAAGCCCGTCACCGGGCTGCCCAACCAGCAGGCCCGGGACGAGGCGCCGTACTCGTACGACGCGCGGAAGGCGCTGTCGTACGACCCGAACGGCCTCGACACCGAAGGCATCGTGCGGGCCGAGGACGGCGGCTTCTGGCTGGTCGACGAGTACGGGCCGTCGCTGGTGCACGTCTCCGCGCGCGGAACGGTCCTCACGCGGTACGTGCCCAAGGGCCTGAACCTGACCGGGACGGACTATCCGGTCGTGGAATCCCTGCCGTCCGTCCTGCTGCACCGGAAGGTCAACCGGGGCTTCGAAGGGCTCGCCCAACTCCCGGGCGGTGACCTGGTGCTGGCGCTGCAGAGCCCGCTGTCCTTGCCGGACGCCGACGCGGGCAACGCCTCGCGCACCACACGTCTGCTGCGGTTCTCTCCGAAGAAGCGCGCCGTGACCGCGGAGTACGCCTACCGCTTCGACCCGGTGAACGTGGTGGACCCGAGCGAGGACGACACGTCCGAGTTGAAGATCTCCTCCGTGGTGGCCGTCGGGCGCGACCGGCTGCTCGTCGAGGAGCGCACCGACAAGGCGGCGCGGCTTCAGTTGGTCCGGCTCACGCGGAGCGCGGACATCCTGGGCGGTCCCTACGACGACGACACCACCTCCCCCTCCCTGGAGCAGCTCGGCGACCCCGTCGCCTCCGGCGTTCCGGTGCTGGGCAAGCGGCTGGTCGTCGATCTCGGTGAGGTCGAGGGCGTGCCCGGGAAGATCGAGGGCGTCGCCCGTGTGGATGACCACACGCTCGCGCTCATCAACGACAACGACTTCGGGATGACTGACGGTGCGGGCGCGTTCGACGCCCAGGGCCGGCTGATCGACAGCGGCATCAAGACCACCGTGGTGTACGTGCGGCTGCCGGACGGGATCTGA
- a CDS encoding SNF2 helicase-associated domain-containing protein: MSGIAVQLVSAAPPSEISAPTQCRAVFVPSRPARTGRVAFWLPEGAAPPTMTPGPVDELTVVLPGDGRLRLVTVPAVLLPVRAALPVLTRARVTGQAHSTAVFWGAAAVLALRLTARGLLLPGLTDDDHHAWRVGPLSAEDLEHVRELAAAMPAEAHAVPLDRCEPLRLPDPERLLRAFLDAVADTLPRSPAAALAAGGPAFAAPKTQHLPEQRAWAADVAAGHDTGVRLSLRVEVPGLTSAPPEEAGPSFRAVLQVHSVSDPALVADASAVWAGHAAFDPRARMDVLLALRRAARAWAPLAPLLSAPVPDAVEFADEEVAELLGAGTRLLAGAGVDVHWPRELARGLTVHAVIGPPDDEREPGSPASDPPAFLSADAPLAFNWRFALGDQRLTREELDRPAEANRPLVRLRDQWVLVDPEEVRRARTAVERAGHLAALLDREMPPHLVEDATAAGLELLPGLGDLEAACDCGAWDHCRHTAALCHQMARLLDRDPFVLLLMRGRGERTLLDDLQIRGHAPAEETLPVGVDAVEAYAAGDIRPPLPALPDLPAEPGPPPSLDSEVRPAPGVDPGVLEFLAARAAEEAHRLLSEALVPGSEGPPGEEELTLAQDAVRLAATGPQAAVTARLAEGSGRTPEALALAVRAWRYGGPAALSVLEDAWTPAPDTLARARAALESSWDDDERPRLRVSGNHWTVVGGRAQLRLGRDGRWWPYREEKCHWVPAGSASRDPATALAALRAEP, encoded by the coding sequence ATGAGTGGCATCGCTGTGCAGCTGGTTTCCGCGGCACCCCCTTCCGAGATCTCTGCGCCGACCCAGTGCCGTGCCGTGTTCGTGCCCTCTCGACCGGCGCGCACCGGACGTGTCGCGTTCTGGCTGCCCGAGGGTGCCGCACCGCCCACCATGACGCCGGGTCCGGTCGACGAGCTGACGGTCGTCCTGCCCGGCGACGGGCGTCTGCGGCTCGTCACTGTGCCTGCCGTGCTCTTGCCGGTACGGGCCGCGCTGCCGGTCCTCACACGCGCGCGCGTCACTGGCCAGGCGCACAGCACGGCCGTCTTCTGGGGTGCGGCGGCCGTGCTGGCGCTCCGACTCACCGCAAGGGGACTGCTGTTGCCCGGTCTCACGGACGACGACCACCACGCCTGGCGTGTGGGTCCCCTGTCTGCGGAGGACCTGGAGCACGTCCGTGAGCTGGCCGCCGCGATGCCGGCCGAAGCACACGCGGTGCCGTTGGACCGCTGCGAGCCACTGCGCCTGCCCGACCCCGAACGGCTGCTGCGCGCCTTCCTCGACGCGGTCGCCGACACTCTGCCCCGCTCTCCCGCCGCGGCCCTCGCCGCGGGCGGTCCGGCCTTCGCCGCACCGAAGACCCAGCACCTGCCCGAGCAGCGTGCCTGGGCCGCGGACGTCGCCGCCGGGCACGACACCGGCGTACGGCTCTCGCTGCGCGTCGAGGTGCCCGGCCTGACGTCGGCGCCGCCCGAGGAGGCGGGGCCGTCCTTCCGTGCCGTCCTGCAGGTGCACAGCGTGAGCGATCCGGCGCTCGTCGCGGACGCCTCGGCGGTCTGGGCCGGACACGCGGCGTTCGACCCGCGCGCGCGGATGGACGTGCTGCTGGCGCTGCGCCGCGCCGCACGCGCCTGGGCACCGCTCGCGCCACTCCTGTCGGCACCCGTGCCGGACGCGGTCGAGTTCGCCGACGAGGAGGTGGCGGAACTCCTCGGCGCGGGCACGCGGCTGCTCGCGGGCGCCGGAGTCGACGTGCACTGGCCGAGGGAACTGGCGCGCGGTCTGACGGTCCACGCGGTCATCGGCCCGCCGGACGACGAACGGGAACCGGGCAGCCCGGCGTCGGACCCACCCGCCTTCCTGTCCGCCGACGCGCCGCTGGCCTTCAACTGGCGGTTCGCACTGGGCGATCAGCGGCTGACGCGCGAGGAGCTGGACCGGCCCGCCGAGGCGAACCGTCCCCTGGTCCGGCTGCGGGACCAGTGGGTTCTGGTCGACCCCGAGGAGGTGCGCCGCGCCCGCACTGCCGTGGAACGGGCCGGGCACCTGGCGGCGCTGCTCGACCGAGAGATGCCACCCCATCTGGTGGAGGACGCGACGGCCGCCGGCCTGGAGCTCCTGCCCGGCCTCGGTGACCTGGAGGCCGCGTGCGACTGCGGTGCCTGGGACCACTGCCGGCACACCGCGGCCCTGTGCCACCAGATGGCGCGGCTGCTGGACCGGGATCCGTTCGTACTCCTGCTCATGCGGGGACGGGGCGAGCGCACGCTGCTCGACGACCTCCAGATCCGCGGCCACGCACCCGCTGAGGAGACATTGCCGGTGGGCGTGGATGCCGTCGAGGCGTACGCGGCCGGAGACATCCGGCCGCCGCTCCCCGCGCTCCCGGACCTGCCCGCGGAGCCCGGGCCGCCGCCGTCCCTGGACAGCGAGGTCCGCCCCGCGCCCGGGGTCGACCCGGGGGTGCTGGAATTCCTCGCGGCACGGGCGGCCGAGGAAGCACATCGGCTGCTCTCGGAGGCACTCGTACCGGGGTCTGAAGGTCCCCCTGGCGAGGAGGAATTGACGCTCGCCCAGGATGCCGTCCGGCTGGCGGCGACCGGCCCGCAGGCAGCCGTCACGGCGCGGCTTGCCGAGGGGTCGGGCCGCACTCCCGAGGCGCTGGCACTCGCCGTGCGCGCCTGGCGGTACGGCGGCCCCGCCGCGCTGTCCGTGCTCGAGGACGCGTGGACGCCGGCGCCGGACACTCTCGCACGCGCGCGTGCCGCTCTGGAATCCTCGTGGGACGACGACGAGCGCCCCCGGCTGCGGGTGTCCGGCAATCATTGGACCGTCGTGGGCGGGCGGGCCCAGCTGCGCCTGGGGCGGGACGGCCGGTGGTGGCCGTACCGCGAGGAGAAGTGCCACTGGGTGCCCGCCGGTTCGGCGTCCCGGGATCCGGCGACGGCCCTCGCCGCGCTCCGCGCGGAGCCCTGA
- a CDS encoding tannase/feruloyl esterase family alpha/beta hydrolase, whose product MRLSRSVALFAAVLLTSALTGPAAAADGGHCERRDRVRVPGAALQQTVCLDDLTTSGLAGTPYTDMADQAGLTASATRNPSGVPGLQIDGYFPDDSSFNATHGWRHDAQFVIRLPDRWNGGLVVTGAPGTRRQYATDTAISDRVLAQGYAYAATDKGNSGPDFYRDGTRPGDAVDEWNRRTTQLTLAAKRVVAQRYGHAPRRTYMTGISNGGYLTRWQLERHPELYDGGVDWEGALWTADGPNLLTSLPVAVARMLGSARDEDLYAAGFARGSEFLWPYHEKAYWGVTQKIYRAEFDPAYDAACPGASAGSTAEQILAPCRSDATYDYAARPASVHRAVARVALTGRIDRPLITLHGDLDTLLPKATDSDVYARMVRESGRGPLHRYYTIEGGTHVDGLYDAHPERLRPILPCYRAAFDALTAWVERGERPPADRTVGRTAGGDVVDSCALAGDAVGR is encoded by the coding sequence ATGCGCCTGTCCCGAAGCGTTGCGCTGTTCGCCGCCGTTCTGCTGACATCAGCCCTCACCGGCCCCGCGGCGGCCGCCGATGGTGGCCATTGCGAGCGGCGGGATCGGGTACGGGTGCCGGGTGCGGCGCTCCAGCAGACCGTCTGTCTGGACGACCTGACGACGTCCGGACTCGCGGGAACCCCGTACACGGACATGGCCGACCAGGCGGGACTGACCGCAAGTGCCACCCGCAATCCGTCGGGCGTGCCCGGGCTCCAGATCGACGGGTACTTTCCGGACGACTCGAGCTTCAACGCCACACACGGCTGGCGGCACGACGCCCAGTTCGTCATCCGGCTGCCCGACCGGTGGAACGGCGGCCTCGTGGTCACGGGCGCCCCGGGCACGCGCAGGCAGTACGCGACCGACACGGCGATCTCCGACCGGGTGCTGGCCCAGGGGTACGCGTACGCGGCCACCGACAAGGGCAACAGCGGGCCGGACTTCTATCGCGACGGGACCCGCCCCGGTGATGCCGTCGACGAGTGGAACCGTCGCACGACGCAGCTCACCCTCGCCGCCAAGCGCGTGGTCGCCCAGCGCTACGGACACGCGCCTCGGCGCACGTACATGACCGGGATCTCCAACGGCGGCTATCTCACGCGGTGGCAGCTGGAGCGCCACCCCGAGTTGTACGACGGCGGCGTGGACTGGGAGGGCGCTCTGTGGACCGCGGACGGCCCCAACCTCCTGACGTCACTGCCGGTCGCCGTGGCCCGGATGCTCGGCTCGGCCCGGGACGAGGACCTGTACGCGGCCGGATTCGCGCGCGGGTCCGAGTTCCTGTGGCCGTACCACGAGAAGGCCTACTGGGGTGTCACTCAGAAGATCTACCGCGCTGAGTTCGACCCCGCGTACGACGCCGCCTGTCCCGGTGCGTCCGCCGGGTCGACGGCGGAGCAGATCCTGGCGCCCTGCCGCTCCGACGCGACGTACGACTACGCGGCGCGCCCGGCGTCCGTGCACCGCGCGGTGGCGCGGGTCGCTCTCACCGGGCGGATCGACAGGCCGCTGATCACCCTGCACGGCGACCTGGACACCCTGCTGCCGAAGGCCACGGACTCGGACGTGTACGCGCGCATGGTGCGGGAGAGCGGGCGCGGGCCGCTGCACCGCTACTACACCATCGAGGGCGGTACCCACGTCGACGGTCTCTACGACGCCCATCCCGAGCGACTACGCCCCATCCTGCCCTGCTACCGCGCGGCCTTCGACGCACTCACCGCATGGGTGGAGAGGGGCGAGCGGCCGCCCGCGGACCGTACCGTCGGCAGGACCGCGGGCGGCGACGTGGTCGACTCCTGCGCGCTGGCGGGTGACGCAGTGGGCCGCTAG
- a CDS encoding MHYT domain-containing protein, whose translation MGHLDHAAFGWLTPVLSYVMACIGAALGLRCTVRALGATGRSRRNWLLTAASAIGTGIWTMHFVAMLGFGVTGTEIRYDVPLTILSLLVAMLVVFIGVFAVGYSRDRGRALFLGGLTTGLGVASMHYLGMAALRLHGAVRYDPMLVGLSILIAVVAATAALWAGLNIKSPIAVTVASLVMGAAVSSMHYTAMFAVSVHVTPSGEALPGATAMQFIFPLAVGLGSFLFLTSAFVALSPTAGEREASASAQRPVESVAR comes from the coding sequence ATGGGACACCTGGACCACGCCGCATTCGGCTGGCTGACCCCCGTGCTGTCATACGTGATGGCGTGCATAGGCGCCGCCCTCGGGCTGCGCTGCACGGTTCGCGCGCTCGGCGCGACCGGCAGGTCGCGTCGCAACTGGCTCCTCACCGCCGCCTCGGCGATCGGCACCGGCATCTGGACCATGCACTTCGTGGCGATGCTCGGCTTCGGCGTCACCGGTACCGAGATCCGCTACGACGTGCCGCTGACCATCCTCAGCCTGCTCGTCGCCATGCTCGTCGTCTTCATCGGCGTGTTCGCCGTCGGTTACAGCCGGGACCGGGGTCGCGCTCTCTTCCTCGGCGGACTCACCACCGGCCTCGGCGTCGCGAGCATGCACTACCTGGGCATGGCGGCGCTGCGGCTGCACGGGGCGGTGCGCTACGACCCGATGCTCGTCGGACTCTCCATCCTGATCGCCGTGGTCGCGGCGACCGCGGCTCTGTGGGCGGGACTCAACATCAAGTCGCCCATCGCGGTCACTGTCGCCTCGCTCGTCATGGGGGCGGCGGTCAGCAGCATGCACTACACCGCGATGTTCGCGGTGAGCGTTCATGTCACGCCGTCCGGCGAGGCCCTGCCCGGGGCCACGGCGATGCAGTTCATCTTCCCCCTCGCCGTTGGCCTCGGGTCCTTCCTCTTCCTGACCTCGGCGTTCGTCGCGCTGTCGCCGACCGCCGGGGAGCGCGAGGCTTCCGCGTCGGCCCAGCGACCGGTCGAGAGCGTCGCCCGCTGA
- a CDS encoding class I SAM-dependent methyltransferase, producing MSDDHTHVREFFTARAAAWDTRFPDDGPAYAAAVAALGLREGDCVLDAGCGTGRALTPLRTAVGPSGVVLGADLTSAMLEAAVRAGRDRDGQLLRADVAALPLRTESLDAVFAAGLIAHLPHPAENLRELARVVRPGGLLALFHPVGRAALAARQGRQITPDDLRAQANLDPLLAGSGWRMTSYVDEDTRFLALAVREG from the coding sequence ATGAGCGACGACCACACACACGTCCGGGAATTCTTCACCGCGCGTGCCGCCGCCTGGGACACGCGGTTCCCCGACGACGGCCCGGCGTACGCCGCCGCGGTCGCCGCTCTCGGGCTGCGCGAGGGTGACTGCGTGCTCGACGCGGGCTGCGGCACGGGTCGGGCCCTCACGCCGCTGCGTACGGCCGTGGGGCCCTCGGGAGTGGTCCTGGGCGCCGATCTCACCTCGGCAATGCTGGAGGCCGCCGTACGGGCGGGGCGAGACCGCGACGGCCAGTTGCTGCGCGCCGACGTGGCCGCGCTTCCCCTGCGTACGGAGTCCCTCGACGCGGTGTTCGCGGCGGGCCTGATCGCCCATCTCCCCCACCCGGCCGAGAACCTGCGGGAGTTGGCGCGGGTGGTGCGGCCGGGCGGTCTGCTCGCGCTCTTCCACCCGGTCGGGAGGGCGGCCCTCGCGGCGCGCCAGGGCCGGCAGATCACACCGGACGACCTGCGCGCCCAGGCCAACCTCGACCCCCTTCTGGCCGGTTCCGGCTGGCGCATGACGTCGTACGTCGACGAGGACACCCGTTTCCTCGCCCTCGCCGTCCGCGAGGGATGA
- a CDS encoding sensor histidine kinase, giving the protein MRTPRRTPTAGAEPPPQPPMRGRRAHAGPPADERAETDETSAESSGTPARAGRWHIRPRTVRAKIVCLLMVPVISLLALWAYATVSTAQDVARLRQLQRVDSTVRAPIADAVAALQAERTAAVRYATDPATERQDDLKALAGRTDRAVARLRLGDHNTVADGTDLPSGVPGRLQTFVTGAERLRSLRSDVLARRVGWDETYGQYTRTIAAAFGVGGALSGVQDADLGSDARVLLEFSRAGESLAQEDAVLAGARLAGTLDGERLRLFTGAVDTRRALTASAVADLRGSERAAWRRLAEGKAYADVGAVEDKVLAGRPGAGAIDAAREGTWNPAHARVQEGMRNIEADAGHSVARRADPFTRGVLTPAGAAVLLGLAAVAASLVISVRIGRGLVIELVSLRNSALEIARHKLPQAMRRLRAGEEIDVRAEAPPGPPAEDETGQVAEALGTVHRAALRAAVERAELASGISGVFVNLARRSQILVHRQLSLLDSMERRSEDPSELSDLFRLDHLTTRMRRHAESLIILSGAAPGRAWRMPVSLTNVVRAAVSEVEDYARVEVRQLPEASVIGAAVADLTHLLAEIVENAAQFSPPHTRVRVTGEPVGNGYAIEVEDRGLGMGKETLTEANRRIEQSEALDLFDSDRLGLFVVSRLASRHGIKVHLRTSPYGGTTAVVLLPTALLHSGAEERSPRTADTELHEEHEYARVAAATAQKEPVEQAVERPALAGSAQAGVVAPADASPENPPPRVATLRLHRPTDDTEGSEDLPRRVRQASLAPQLRGQRQEEPATGAQSSGRDDERTPELVRDRMAAYRDGWVRGGGRVPGRPAGPTGDSSEGDPA; this is encoded by the coding sequence ATGCGTACACCCCGTAGGACCCCCACGGCCGGCGCCGAGCCGCCGCCCCAGCCTCCGATGCGCGGCCGCCGCGCGCACGCCGGCCCGCCGGCCGACGAGCGGGCCGAGACCGACGAGACCAGCGCGGAGTCGTCCGGCACACCCGCGCGCGCGGGACGGTGGCACATACGCCCCCGCACCGTCCGGGCGAAGATCGTCTGCCTGCTGATGGTGCCCGTGATCTCTCTGCTCGCCCTGTGGGCGTACGCCACCGTCAGCACCGCCCAGGACGTCGCCCGGCTGCGCCAGTTGCAGCGGGTGGACTCCACCGTCCGTGCCCCGATCGCCGACGCCGTGGCCGCCCTTCAGGCCGAGCGCACGGCAGCCGTGCGCTATGCGACCGACCCCGCCACCGAGCGTCAGGACGACCTCAAGGCGCTCGCGGGACGCACCGACCGGGCCGTGGCCAGGCTGCGGCTCGGCGACCACAACACCGTCGCCGACGGCACCGACCTCCCCTCCGGAGTGCCCGGCCGCCTTCAGACCTTCGTCACGGGGGCCGAACGCCTGCGGTCCCTGCGCAGCGACGTACTCGCCCGCCGGGTCGGCTGGGACGAGACGTACGGGCAGTACACCAGGACCATCGCCGCGGCCTTCGGGGTGGGCGGCGCACTTTCCGGCGTCCAGGACGCCGACCTCGGCTCCGACGCGCGAGTCCTGCTCGAGTTCTCCCGTGCGGGGGAGTCGCTCGCCCAGGAGGACGCGGTCCTCGCCGGCGCCCGCCTCGCGGGCACCCTCGACGGCGAGCGCCTGAGGCTGTTCACCGGCGCCGTCGACACCCGCCGCGCCCTGACCGCGTCCGCCGTGGCGGACCTGCGCGGTTCCGAACGCGCCGCCTGGCGTCGGCTCGCCGAGGGCAAGGCGTACGCCGATGTCGGCGCCGTCGAGGACAAGGTGCTGGCCGGCCGACCGGGCGCCGGGGCCATCGACGCCGCCCGTGAAGGCACCTGGAACCCCGCACACGCGCGCGTGCAGGAGGGCATGCGGAACATCGAGGCGGACGCGGGCCACAGTGTCGCGCGGCGGGCCGACCCGTTCACCCGCGGAGTGCTCACCCCCGCCGGAGCCGCAGTTCTCCTGGGGCTCGCCGCCGTCGCCGCGTCGCTCGTCATCTCCGTACGCATCGGACGCGGACTCGTGATCGAACTGGTCAGCCTTCGCAACAGCGCCCTGGAGATCGCCCGTCACAAACTCCCGCAGGCCATGCGCAGGCTGCGTGCCGGGGAGGAGATCGACGTCCGCGCCGAGGCGCCGCCGGGGCCGCCGGCCGAAGACGAGACCGGGCAGGTCGCCGAGGCACTGGGCACCGTGCACCGCGCCGCCCTGCGCGCAGCCGTCGAACGCGCGGAACTGGCCAGCGGCATCTCCGGGGTCTTCGTCAACCTCGCCCGTCGCAGTCAGATCCTGGTGCACCGCCAGCTCAGCCTGCTCGACAGCATGGAACGCCGCTCCGAGGACCCCAGTGAACTGAGCGACCTGTTCCGGCTCGACCACCTGACCACACGCATGCGCCGCCACGCCGAGAGCCTCATCATCCTCTCCGGAGCCGCGCCCGGCCGCGCCTGGCGCATGCCCGTCTCACTGACCAACGTGGTGCGCGCCGCCGTCTCCGAGGTCGAGGACTACGCGCGCGTGGAGGTACGGCAACTCCCCGAGGCCTCCGTGATCGGAGCCGCGGTCGCCGACCTCACGCATCTCCTCGCCGAGATCGTCGAGAACGCCGCACAGTTCTCGCCGCCCCACACGCGCGTGCGCGTCACCGGCGAGCCCGTCGGCAACGGCTACGCCATCGAGGTCGAGGACCGGGGCCTCGGCATGGGGAAGGAAACCCTCACCGAGGCCAACCGGCGCATCGAGCAGTCCGAGGCGCTCGACCTGTTCGACAGCGACAGGCTCGGCCTTTTCGTGGTCAGCAGGCTCGCCTCCAGGCACGGCATCAAAGTGCATCTGCGGACCTCGCCCTACGGCGGTACGACCGCTGTCGTCCTCCTGCCGACCGCCTTGCTGCACAGCGGCGCGGAAGAACGTTCCCCGCGCACGGCCGATACCGAACTGCACGAGGAACACGAGTACGCGCGCGTGGCTGCCGCCACGGCACAGAAGGAGCCCGTGGAACAGGCCGTGGAACGGCCCGCGCTGGCGGGCTCCGCGCAGGCCGGAGTGGTGGCACCCGCCGACGCCTCTCCCGAGAACCCGCCGCCGCGAGTCGCGACGCTGAGGCTGCACCGCCCCACGGACGACACCGAGGGCTCCGAGGACCTCCCGCGGCGCGTACGGCAGGCGAGCCTCGCCCCTCAACTGCGCGGTCAGCGCCAGGAGGAGCCCGCGACCGGCGCTCAGAGCTCCGGGCGCGACGACGAGCGCACCCCCGAACTGGTACGGGATCGCATGGCGGCCTACCGCGACGGCTGGGTACGCGGCGGCGGCCGTGTACCCGGGCGCCCGGCCGGACCCACCGGTGACAGCAGCGAAGGAGACCCCGCATGA
- a CDS encoding oxygenase MpaB family protein, whose protein sequence is MKRFERLAQIRRLHPEKDALEIYRLSSAYEFPWDYTRALELALYRTYAVPGIGRLLAETAELTDRTQKRYDDTALLLDTVVEHGFDSDEGRTAIRRINQMHRSYDISNDDMRYVLCTFVVMPKRWIDTYGWRRLSRHETVASVVHYSTMGRHLGIKDIPETYEEFETCLDAYEEAHFAWDQEARRVSDATLDLMASWYPRPLAPLLRLSTLCLLDASLLKAFRYEPPSAVTRAWVRRAVRARGRLVRLMPPRRAPHFARQNWEVKGYPNGYRVADLGTHPVPGVRGCPMRQGRTSEASETSEASENSESSETSPFE, encoded by the coding sequence GTGAAGCGTTTCGAGCGGCTTGCACAGATCCGGCGCCTGCACCCCGAGAAGGACGCCCTGGAGATCTACCGGCTCAGTAGCGCCTACGAGTTCCCCTGGGACTACACCCGCGCCCTCGAACTCGCTCTGTACCGCACGTACGCCGTCCCCGGCATCGGCCGGCTGCTCGCCGAGACCGCGGAGCTCACGGACCGCACGCAGAAGCGGTACGACGACACCGCGCTACTCCTCGACACCGTCGTCGAGCACGGTTTCGACAGCGACGAGGGCCGCACCGCGATCCGCCGCATCAACCAGATGCACCGCAGCTACGACATCAGCAACGACGACATGCGGTATGTGCTCTGCACCTTCGTGGTGATGCCCAAGCGGTGGATCGACACCTATGGATGGCGCAGGCTGTCGCGGCACGAGACTGTCGCCTCCGTCGTGCACTACAGCACCATGGGGCGGCACTTGGGCATCAAGGACATCCCGGAGACATATGAGGAGTTCGAGACCTGTCTCGATGCCTACGAGGAGGCCCACTTCGCATGGGACCAGGAAGCCCGGCGCGTGTCCGATGCGACGCTGGACCTGATGGCCTCCTGGTATCCGCGACCGCTCGCACCCCTTCTGCGCCTGTCGACGCTCTGCTTGCTCGACGCCTCGCTCCTGAAGGCCTTCCGGTACGAACCACCGAGCGCCGTCACGCGCGCGTGGGTGCGTCGCGCGGTCCGCGCCCGTGGCCGTCTCGTCCGTCTCATGCCCCCGCGTCGTGCGCCGCACTTCGCACGGCAGAACTGGGAGGTCAAGGGCTACCCCAACGGCTACCGCGTCGCCGACCTGGGCACCCATCCGGTCCCCGGGGTGAGGGGCTGCCCCATGCGCCAGGGGCGGACGTCAGAGGCCTCGGAGACCTCGGAGGCCTCGGAGAACTCGGAGAGCTCAGAGACCTCGCCCTTCGAGTGA
- a CDS encoding roadblock/LC7 domain-containing protein, protein MIQDPSMRAAQRSGELDWLLDDLVMRVSEVRHAVVLSNDGLAVGASTDLSREDAEHLAAVASGFHSLAKGAGRHFGAGGVRQTMVEMDDGFLFVAAAGDGSCLALLTAVTADIGLVAYEMARLVKRVGEHLYTPPRVAARPPAAG, encoded by the coding sequence ATGATCCAGGACCCGAGCATGAGGGCAGCCCAGCGGTCGGGTGAACTCGACTGGCTGCTGGACGACTTGGTGATGCGCGTGAGCGAGGTACGGCACGCCGTGGTGCTCTCGAACGACGGGCTGGCGGTCGGTGCCTCCACGGACCTCAGCCGCGAGGACGCGGAACACCTCGCGGCCGTCGCCTCCGGGTTCCACAGCCTCGCCAAGGGCGCGGGCCGCCACTTCGGCGCCGGCGGAGTGCGTCAGACCATGGTGGAAATGGACGACGGATTCCTCTTCGTGGCGGCCGCCGGCGACGGCTCCTGCCTCGCCCTCCTCACCGCGGTCACGGCCGACATCGGCCTGGTGGCGTACGAGATGGCGCGGTTGGTGAAACGTGTCGGCGAGCACCTCTACACCCCGCCCCGTGTGGCCGCGCGTCCGCCCGCCGCCGGATGA